A genome region from Oenanthe melanoleuca isolate GR-GAL-2019-014 chromosome 2, OMel1.0, whole genome shotgun sequence includes the following:
- the BAMBI gene encoding BMP and activin membrane-bound inhibitor homolog: protein MDRHSSYIFIWLQLELCAMAVLLTKGEIRCYCDAAHCVATGYMCKSELSACFSRLLDPQNTHSPLTHGCLDSIASTAEICQAKQAQNHSGTTTMSTLECCHEDMCNYRGLHDVLSPSRGDVSGQGSRYQHDSSRNLITKVQELTSSKELWFRAAVIAVPIAGGLILVLLIMLALRMLRSENKRLQDQRQQMLSRLHYSFHGHHSKKGQVAKLDLECMVPVTGHENCCMTCDKMRHSDLSNDKILSLVHWGMYSGHGKLEFV from the exons ATGGATCGCCATTCCAGCTACATCTTCATCTGGCTGCAACTGGAGCTGTGCGCCATGGCCGTCCTGCTCACCAAAG gtgaaATCAGATGCTACTGTGATGCTGCTCACTGTGTTGCAACCGGCTACATGTGCAAATCTGAGCTTAGTGCCTGCTTCTCCCGACTGCTTGATCCTCAGAATACACATTCCCCACTTACTCATGGCTGCTTGGACTCTATTGCAAGCACAGCTGAGATCTGCCAAGCCAAACAAGCACAAAACCACTCTGGCACCACCACCATGTCCACATTGGAATGCTGTCATGAAGATATGTGCAATTACAGAGGACTACATGATGTTTTGTCCCCTTCCAGGGGAGATGTTTCAG GACAAGGGAGCAGATACCAACACgacagcagcaggaatctcATCACCAAGGTGCAAGAATTGACTTCTTCAAAAGAGTTATGGTTCAGGGCAGCTGTAATTGCTGTTCCAATAGCTGGTGGGCTAATCTTGGTGCTTCTTATCATGCTGGCCTTGAGGATGCTCAGGAGTGAAAACAAGAGACTGCAAGATCAGCGGCAGCAAATGCTCTCTCGTTTGCACTACAGTTTTCATGGACATCATTCAAAAAAAGGGCAGGTGGCGAAACTGGACTTGGAATGCATGGTGCCTGTGACTGGTCACGAGAACTGCTGCATGACCTGTGATAAAATGAGACATTCAGACCTCAGCAATGATAAAATTCTTTCACTAGTCCACTGGGGAATGTACAGCGGACATGGGAAGCTGGAATTTGTATGa
- the LOC130248844 gene encoding proline-rich protein HaeIII subfamily 1-like: protein MADWELGAERDKPEMPSVASPTITNTPFFETPASLECKKDRPPYPTERVSQTGINEIECPRLNLAYPVPLSFSDYFLKTITVVAFLMSLPLLALRAAGLCGERESQQPLVVAELWSGAAGAGLPEPGCQSRAAKTGLPKPGCLNRAAKTGLPEPGCQNRAARAGLPEPGCRNRAAKTGLPKPDCQSRAARAGLPELGCRNQAARAGLPKPGCQSRAAKTGLPKPGCQSRAAKTGLPEPGCRNRAARARLPKPGCQSRAAKTGLPESGCQNRAAKTGLPEPGCQNRAAGAGLPESGCQNRAAKTELPKPGCQSRDAKTGLPEPGCRNRAA, encoded by the exons ATGGCTGACTGGGAACTTGGTGCTGAAAGAGACAAACCTGAAATGCCGTCTGTAGCTTCACCA ACAATAACAAACACTCCTTTCTTTGAAACCCCTGCAAGCCTGGAGTGTAAGAAGGACAGGCCTCCATATCCAACTGAGAGAGTCTCTCAGACTGGAATAAATGAAATCGAATGTCCAAGATTAAATTTAGCATACCCCGtgcctctctctttctctgatTATTTCCTCAAAACAATCACGGTTGTAGCTTTTCTGATGTCTCTGCCGCTCCTGGCTTTGCGAGCCGCTGG GCTGTGCGGGGAGCGGGAAAGTCAGCAGCCACTTGTGGTAGCCGAGCTCTGGAGCGGGGCTGCCGGAGCCGGGCTGCCAGAGCCGGGCTGCCAGAGCCGGGCTGCCAAAACCGGGCTGCCAAAACCGGGCTGCCTGAATCGGGCTGCCAAAACCGGGCTGCCAGAGCCGGGCTGCCAAAACCGGGCTGCCAGAGCCGGGCTGCCAGAGCCGGGCTGCCGGAATCGGGCTGCCAAAACCGGGCTGCCAAAACCGGACTGCCAGAGCCGGGCTGCCAGAGCCGGGCTGCCGGAGCTGGGCTGCCGGAATCAGGCTGCCAGAGCCGGGCTGCCAAAACCGGGCTGCCAGAGCCGGGCTGCCAAAACCGGGCTGCCAAAACCGGGCTGCCAGAGCCGGGCTGCCAAAACCGGGCTGCCAGAGCCGGGCTGCCGGAATCgggctgccagagccaggctgccaAAACCGGGCTGCCAGAGCCGGGCTGCCAAAACCGGGCTGCCGGAATCGGGCTGCCAAAACCGGGCTGCCAAAACCGGGCTGCCGGAGCCGGGCTGCCAAAACCGGGCTGCCGGAGCCGGGCTGCCGGAATCGGGCTGCCAAAACCGGGCTGCCAAAACCGAGCTGCCAAAACCGGGCTGCCAGAGCCGGGATGCCAAAACCGGGCTGCCAGAGCCGGGCTGCCGGAATCGGGCTGCCTGA